From a region of the Gossypium raimondii isolate GPD5lz chromosome 10, ASM2569854v1, whole genome shotgun sequence genome:
- the LOC105778122 gene encoding probable protein phosphatase 2C 25 → MSLSLIIPNSPIFSPKKVPSIFCKSDGSSFSSSPRTNGSQQQPPSSPLSLSLSSPKSSLPISSTPQSPSSPLSICVPKKQLLFGTDVAPVKRKRPGRIEIPTSMAVQLGFAAETPRGEEEVQVEEEGYSVYCKRGRRGKMEDRYSAAVDLNGDPKQAFFGVYDGHGDSKAAEFVAKNLDKKVKEEVSKTGEDAIDDAIRDAYLITDMDFLKEDVGGGTCCVTAMIHKGDLFVSNAGDCRAVLSRNGVAEALTNDHHPSREDERDRIEALGGYVDCCHGVWRIQGSLAVSRAIGDKHLKQWVIAEPETKMLKIKPECEFLILASDGLWNKVTNQEAVDLVRPFCVGLDKPKPFSACKKLAELSSWRGSFDDISVMVVQLQHFLF, encoded by the exons ATGTCATTGTCTCTAATAATTCCTAATTCTCCCATTTTCTCACCAAAAAAGGTTCCTTCAATATTCTGCAAATCGGACGGTTCTTCTTTCTCGTCTTCTCCTCGGACCAACGGTTCTCAACAACAGCCACCGTCGTCTCCGTTGTCTCTTTCGTTATCATCTCCTAAATCGTCTCTCCCTATTTCTTCGACACCGCAATCTCCTTCTTCTCCGTTGTCGATTTGTGTACCGAAGAAACAGCTCTTGTTCGGAACAGATGTGGCGCCGGTGAAGAGGAAAAGGCCGGGGAGGATTGAGATACCGACTTCGATGGCGGTTCAGCTTGGATTTGCAGCGGAGACGCCTAGAGGTGAGGAAGAGGTGCAAGTGGAAGAGGAAGGATATTCTGTTTATTGTAAGAGAGGGAGAAGAGGGAAAATGGAAGACCGCTATTCAGCCGCCGTTGATCTTAACGGTGATCCTAAACAG GCTTTCTTTGGCGTTTACGATGGGCATGGAGATTCAAAGGCAGCTGAATTCGTGGCAAAGAATTTAGATAAGAAAGTAAAGGAGGAAGTATCAAAAACAGGTGAAGATGCCATTGATGATGCAATTAGAGATGCATATCTAATCACGGATATGGATTTTCTAAAGGAAGATGTTGGTGGTGGTACTTGCTGCGTCACGGCAATGATTCATAAAGGCGATCTTTTCGTATCAAATGCAGGCGATTGTCGTGCTGTTTTGAGTCGAAACGGTGTAGCGGAGGCTTTGACAAATGATCACCACCCTTCAAGGGAAGATGAGCGAGACAGAATTGAAGCTTTG GGTGGTTACGTTGATTGTTGCCATGGTGTTTGGAGAATTCAAGGTTCCCTTGCTGTATCAAGAGCCATTGGTGATAAACATCTTAAACAATGGGTGATTGCTGAACCAgagacaaaaatgttaaaaattaagcCTGAGTGTGAGTTTTTGATCCTGGCATCAGACGGTCTTTGGAACAAG GTTACTAATCAAGAAGCAGTCGATTTAGTTCGGCCTTTTTGCGTAGGTCTCGATAAGCCTAAACCATTTTCCGCTTGCAAGAAGCTTGCCGAATTATCATCATGGAGAGGTTCATTTGACGACATCAGCGTGATGGTAGTTCAGCTACAACATTTTCTCTTCTGA